The following DNA comes from Pseudodesulfovibrio alkaliphilus.
TTGATGGCGGAGTCGCCAATGCGACTTGTGAGATAGGCTTGGGCTTGAAAGAAAAGTGGAAGTCCTGAGCCGTCATCAAGGTCTTCCGGCACAATATCGCGTTTCACAAGTTCCTTCATTAGCGTCTTGCAGATACTTGTTACGAGTGTTGCACGGCGTTCATATTCAATTGTTGTCGATACCTCGAAAAGATACGCATCGAGCTGACCTGCTATTGCACAAGATTGGAAGACATGGTGGATCCACTTCCAGTAAGGGGCGTAGTCGTGGTCCATGACTATGGCGAGTGCCATCACCGCATGTTGAAAATTACCAATCGCAATTTCTGAGGCGATGGGGTCCTTCCGCTTGGCTAGCCTCCAGCAGAAATTGTATTCTCCATAGTGGGCGACATCATAGCAAAGCTGCGCCATACGGAGAAACCAGATATCCTCTGGATAGTTACGGAGCTTTGCCTGTATATCTCCCAGTATTCCCTTGGGGTCATAAAAGACTGCGCCGTGGCGGATGTAGTGGAGATGCGATTCAAGATTCGCCAGCGCGTTCCTGCAGCAGACCCAATCATCCAAAGACTCAGGCAGTCTGTGGTTGGTAAAAAAACTGCCAAAGTATTCACAGGCGGTATGCACTTGTATGGATGGCGTAAACTGAAAACGGTTTCGAACACCACTCCACTCGGCTGGGGCTGCGTTTCTCATTTCGGATTGCAGGGATTCGTTTGATATGCCGTCCTCATCGACGCGGAACACGTCAAAACGAGGCCCCCAACCATGATCGCGGGATAATGCGTCATCCGCGCAGAGAACGTCCGAACCGCTGAAGAGACCGACGCCGATGTTGCTGAGCAGGTCGGCATACCGGGAAGCAAGCCAGGAACGACCCCATTCAGTCCAGTACTCTCTCGCGATATCCAGACCTTTTCCTGGTGCTGGGATGGTCATATGAGCCTTTGGATCTGACATGAATCTTCACCTGTCTGCCCACGGGGCAATCAATTGTTCTCAGAGGTCACAGTGGGGTCACATCAGGGGCAGCACCCCATGGTCCTGCCCAGCTTCGCTCCACCTCTTGAAGTGCCCCCCGGTTTCTGGCGAGAAAGGATTCAATGAGCCACTTGCGCTCGATTCAGGCGATGATTGTTACCAGACAAAGGCTTGCCTGAAAAGCCGGGCTGCCTGGACAGCATGCCTTGTTGGTTTTGCACGCAGGAAACTGATAACCCAGAGGAGTTATCTGGTTCAGCCCTATAAAAATCCGAGTGCCCGGCAAGAATAAAAGGCAAGACAGCCGCATACTGACAATACGCGAGGTTTGCCTTTTTTGAAGCAACGAAACGCTAGGACCTTTGCCAACGACCTGAGCCCCGGAATATTTGATTCCGGGGCTGTTCCCATGGTCCGGCCGCAGCCTTTCCGCAAGTCCGAATCAGTATTCGGCCGAGTCCAGTTCCACGCCCAGCCGCTCCCATTGGGTTTTGGCCGCAGCCTCGGCCCGAGCCACCATGTCCTGCTCCCATGGTTCCAGGATCAAGGTCTCGGCCACCAACTGCCAAAGGTATTTCACTTCGTATTTGTAGTCCGTGTAGTACTTGGGAATGCGCTTCATGATCTGGTCCCGGCAGTTGGAGCAGCCGACCACGACCACATCCGCGCCGCTGCGCTTGATCTGGTCGTACTTGTGTCGGCCATGCCAGGCGGACTCGTCCTCAAAGGGCATGGGCCACATGCCCCCACCTCCGCCGCAGCAATAGTTGAGGCCCCGACCCGGCGACATCTCGACAAAGTCGTCCACGCACTGCCTCACAATCCAGCGAGGCTCGTCGTAATACCCCTTGCCGAAGTGGCGGGCCAACTCGCGACCATGCTTACAGGAGTCGTGCCAAGTGAACCGTTTGCCCGCATTGACCGACTTATCGAGCTTGATACGGCCCTCGCGAATGACCTGCATCAGGTAGTCGTAGAGGTAGATGAATCCAACCTCGTTGTTGGGGTCCTCCAGCACACAGGTGTCCATCCCCTTGCGGCAGCCATAGGACCCACCGCCGCAGTCGGGCATGATCATGCGCTCGATATTGTACTGCTTCATATAGTCGATCTTACGCTTGGCCAGTTTTTTGTTGCCCTCGTAATTGCCGGTGAAAAGGGCCCAGTCCACAGCCTCCCATCCTTCGGAGGGCACGGTCCAGTCCTCCCGGGCCGCGTAGAAAACCCGCCACCACCAGAACTGGTCCTCGAAGTCGCCGTAAACTTCCTTGGAATTGGGAAAAAACAGAACCTTGGCGTCCTGCTTATCCACCGGAACAAAGAAGCCGGGACACTCCTCGGCCATCTCCACGCCCAACTCGGCCATGCCCAAGAGATACTCCTCCCTGGAGATGGCGAGATTGTTGCCGGTCTCAAGATTATTCGCCATGCCCTTATGCAATGATCCTGGCACTTTGTCGCGTTCGCGCAGACTCTTCATGTGGGCCATGACCGCCGGGATGTCGATACCCATGGGGCAGGAATAGGCGCATCGTCCGCAGCCAGTGCACAGCCACGGAAAGTTGGAGCCCACAACCTCGTCCACCATCCCGTAGGCGAGCATGCGCATGACCTTGCGCGTGTCCCACCCCTCCATGCCGGGTGTGCCTGTGACCGGACAGCCGTTTGAGCACGTCCCGCAGATCATGCAGGCACTGAAGTCGAATCGGTTCAAAAAGTCGCGCACCGCGGCGTCCATCGGCTTGGGTATGACCATATCCATGATCCGCTCCTTGTGATGCGCCGCCTCCCCTGCCCCGTCGGAGCAGGGGGAGCGGCGGGCAGGCTATGCAGTGGCCTCGGTATGCACGACCTGTCCGGCCTGGTCGTACATAAGGCCGCAGCGCAGGTCGAAGTGACGGTTGACGCTCATGGTCGGGCATGCTCCGTTGAGAGCCACCTGGACCACAGTGGAACCCAAAAACGCCTTTTCCGGGTCCATCTCCTTGGAGTGGTGGGCCATGATTATCAGATCGGCCCGCTTTTGCTGCGCCATGCGCAAGATTTCCATGGGCGGCTGGCCGTGGCAGACCCCGAAGGAACAATCGGAAACGCCGTCCAGACGCGGCCCGTATTCGTTGACAAGACGGGCCTCCACATCCCCCGCGCTCACGCCGGGCTCGACCACGTGCATGACCGTCAGGTTCGCCTTATATTGGCGGGCCATCTGGCCCCCATAGTTCACGGCGCACTCGGCCTGGTCCGAAAAGTCCGTGGCCACAAGGATATTCCCAAACAACGGGTCCTTGCAGGCCATGTCCTTGTGTACGATCATGACCGGGCAGCGCGCCTTCTGACTGACGCGCTCAAGAGTGCTGCCCGCCATGCCCCACATCTTGGAGCGCTTCTCTTCATATTCCTTGGTGTGCGGCCCCATGACGATGAGGTCGGTATTCTTCTTGCGGGCCAAACGCAGTATCTCGGCATGGGGGATGCCCGGAATGACGTTGATCTGGTACTGCGCGATGCCACTGAGGATGTCGCCGTACATCTCCTGAATCTGCCCCTTGATCCGCTCGGTTTCGCCCGAGGGCTCAAGGTGCTCCATGGAACCCCACCCCTGGGCCATTCCCGCCACGTGGGCCAGGTAAAGCTTTGCCTCGAACTTCTTGGCGAACTCAGCTGCCGCAATGACCGCGCACTTGTCCACGCCAGAAGGCGTGACACCGACGATGATGTCCTTAAACATGATTCCCTCCCTTGTTGAGGTTGTTCATCTTTCCAGTCCGTGCCTGGTCCGGTATGCTCTGTTCTGCCCCGGCCGCCCGGCCCGGCTCGGCGCCTTCGGCCTGGAGCGTGACGCTCCAGGCCCGGGTTTCAATGCCGCGCCTGGCTCCAGCGTTCAGTGTCAGGTTCTTGCCAAGCTGCACCTCCGACTCGCCAAGCCCCATGGCAAGCCCCATGATCTGCGTCAGATAGAGCACCGGAATCCGGCGGCCTCCTGCCTTGACCGCGTCTCCCTGGTAGGCTTCGAGATTCATCTGGCACAGCGGGCATACCGTGACCACGGCGTCGGCACCGGCGGCCTGGTCGAGAATGGCGGCCACGGAGCGTAGCGCCACATCGCGATGGCCGACCATGAGCGAAGCGCCGCAGCAACGGTTGCCGCACTCCCATTCATGCACCTCGCCGCCCATGGCCCGGATGATCGGCTCCATGGACGTCGGTCTGCCCGGCGAGTCGAACACGGCATAGGGCCTGAGAATCTGACAACCGTAATAGGGGGCCAACTTCATGCCCTCCAGGCTGCGGGTCACCTTCTGGGCCATGATCCCCGCGCCCACGTCGTTGAGGAGCACATCCAGCAGATGGCGCACCGGCACACCGCCCCGGTAGGTCAGGCCGGATGCGGCCAGCACTTCGTTGACTTGGCCGTGCAGATGTCTCTCGCCCACCACCTCGCGGTTGACCTTGAGCAGGTTGAGATAGCAGGCGCTGCACGGGGCGAGAATGTCCATGCCCGGCAGCGCATCCTGGGCGATGGCCAAGTTGCGGGCGGGCAAGGCATAGTTCATCAGCTTGCTCACCGGCTCGGCCGCACTCGCTCCGCAGCAAGTCCAGTCAGGAATCTCGACCAGCTCCGCGCCCAGCCGGACCATGACCGCCCGGACCGAAACATCGAACTCGCGTGCGCTTTCCATGAGCGAGCAACCTGGGTAATATGCGTACTTCATGATCCCGCCTCCATCTGTCTGGCCTTGGCAAACATGGGGCCGAGCCTTCCTCGCTGGGCGCGGCTTGGCAGATGCAGCTTGCCCTTGCCGAGCATCCTGAGCCCAAGCGGCAGAAACGCCATTGGCAATCTCGGGTCCATACGCCGTAGAAAGTACCCCTGCATCATGCTTGCCTCCTGGAGCCGCCCGTTGGCCTCCACATCGCTCATGAACGCCTCGTAGAATGCTCCGTTGCGTCTTGCCTGCCTCGCCCCGTCGAGCCGGGCCAACCGCTTGAGCGCCCCCATGGCCGATGTCAGCCTGAGGCCCCGCGGGCAACGCAGGGTGCACATGTAGCACGACGAGCAGAGCCAAAATGTCCGACTCTTGAGGATATCATCGATCATGCCGAACTGGACCATCCGCCACATGCGGCGCGGGGTAACGTCCATGGCGTACCAGTTGGGGCAGGAGGCGGTGCAGGTGCCGCACTGCATGCACGCCCCCACCATGTCCCGCAGCTCGGTCAGCGCGATACGGGTTTCATCTCCTTCCGGGCTCCATGTCCTTGTGATCGTTTCGCTCATGGCTCACCATCCTTGGCTATGCCGGTTCTTCCAGGGCTGCGTCGATAACCGCCATCATCGGCCCGTCGTGGAAGCCCCGGAGTATGGTCGCGCTGTTGGGGCACACGGCCGCGCATGCCCCGCACCCCTGACAGAGCAGTTCGTCCACGGCTATGCGCCCGGCGTCCATGTCCAGAGAACGAGCGCCATAGGGACAGGCAGTCACGCACGCCTGGCACAGGGAACAAAGGGAGTGGCGCACCTGGGCCACCACGGTTTCCCGGGTGATTCTCTCGGCGTTGAGAATGCGCAGGGCGCGCTGTCCCGCCGCCTTGGCCGAGGCAATGGTCTCGTCCATGCGCCGGGGAGAATGGGCCACGCCGCACATGTAGATGCCCTGCTTGAGAAAATCCACGGGACGCCACTTGAAATCGGCCTCGCGGTAGAATCCGTCTCCATCCACCTCGACGCCGAATATTTCGAGCAACTCCTCCACGTCGTTGGGTTCCAGGCCGCTTGACAGGGAGACCATATCCGGCCGAAAACGGACCTCGGCCCCCAGCACAGGGTCGCGTCCCGTGACCACTGGCCCGTCTTCCTCGAATGTCACGGCGGGCCTGGATTCGTCATCGTAGCGAATGAAGATGGCCCCGACCTTGCGCGCCTGCGTGTAATAGGTCTCAAGAAATCCCTGGGCCATGATGTCGCGGTAAAAGACGTAGACAGGCAGGTCAGGGTTGCGCTGCTTGAGGGTGAGGACATTCTTGAGCATTTCCGGGCAACAGACCCGGCTGCAATATTTCCTGTCGTCGTCCGGGGCGCGCCAGCACTGGATCATGACAACGGAGCCCAGAGCCCCGGCGTCGATGGCGCCTGTGGCCAGCCCTTCCTCCAGTCCCAAATGGGTCATGACCGACTTGTGGACGCACAGGCCGCTTTCATAGACCTTGGCCTCGTGGCCGCCGGTAGCCAGGACGGTCACTCCGTGCTCCAGGGGAAACACCCCCTGTGGGCTGGCAATGGCCGATCGGAACCTGCCGGCGCTGCCGCGCGAAAGCACCACTCGCGAATCCTTGAAAACCTTGATGTTCGGATGCTTCTGCACCTGTCCGATCAACTCCTCCATGAATTTTCGCGGGTCCGAGCCGTCGAGCTGGGTGTGCAGACGCATGGCCAGGCCCCCGAGTTCCTCTTCGGATTCCACGAGACAGACGCCATACCCCTGATCCGCAATGGTCATGGACGCAGTCATCCCGGCCAGTCCGCCGCCGACCACCAGCGCAGAGCGTGCCACATCCACCATGACTGACGGGGGTACCGGGTCCGCCCCCTGGAGCCTGGCCACGGCAGTGGCCAGGGCCGCATAGATATCCTTTTCTGCCTTGACCTTCCGGGCCTGGGCTTCTGTATCGTCTGTCAGGTCAAGCCCGAAGGTGGGTGTATAGATGTCCACCACATCCATGAGGGCGGGATTGAGCCCGATGGTCCGTCCGAGTTCCTTGAGGCGGGGAATATAGGCATAAGGCATGCAGGCTCCGATCAACACCCGGTTGGGTCCGAATTCGGACACGCCCTCCCTGATCTCGTTCCAGCCCGCTTCGGTACAGGCGCTCCGCACGGGCATGACCCGGCATACGGAGTGGACATCGGCCATCCGCGCACTCAGCGCCTCCAGGTCCACCGCCTGCCCGAGGGTGGGGCAGGAGGCGCACACGGCCACAAAGGTCCGGGGCGGCTCCCTGGAGACGTCCGGATAAGACGGCTCCGGCTCGCCGCCGATACCGGCCAGCACATCGTAGACCTTGATGATCCGCGATGCAGCCGAGGCAGCGGCGCCAGCCTGAATGACCGACTCCGAAATGTCCCTTGGCTCGCCGAAGGCCCCGGCTGAAAACACGCCGACGCGGCTGGTCCGCTCCGGGGCGTAGGGCTGGGTCTGGACAAACCCCCACTCGTTGAGGTCGATATCCGTGGTCAGGGCGAACCTCTCCATGCCGTGCGGCGGGCGGGCCCCGGCGGCCAGAACCACCATGTCGTAGTGTTCTGCCACCAACTCGCCCTCGTCGGTCATGAATTCAATCTTCAGCCCGCCGTCTCCGTTATCGGGCACCACCGAATGGGGCCTGCTGCGCACGAAACGAACGCCCTCCTCGGTCTCGGCGCGGTTGCGGTACCGCTGGTATCCCTTGCCTGTGGTCCGCATATCCATGTAGAAAATGGTGGTCTCCAGGTCGCCGTCTGCGGCCTGTCTGGCCAGAACGGCCTCCTTGATGGAGAACATGCAGCACACCGCCGAACAGAAGTCCGCCCCCTTTTGCACGTCGCGGGAGCCCACGCACTGTATCCATGCTATACTGCGCACAGGGGCGTTATCGCCCGGCCTGAGCAGCCTGCCTCCGGTGGGGCCGGTGTGGCTCATCAGCCGCTCGAACTCCACTGCGGTCAGCACGCCAGGATGGTCGTAACACCACACGTCCTGCCCTCCTTCCGGGTCCATGGACGGGGTGTAGCACTCGAATCCGCCGGCCAGAACCACGGCACCGACCTCAAGCTCCTCCACCGTGTCCGACATGATGCGCATGTAGAGCTTGTCGAGCCAGGGGACGAAACGCTTGGCGAAGAGGGGCTTGATCAAATATTCCCGGGCACCCTGCATGACCAGGTCTGCCCCTTGTTCCTCTTGTCCCGGATCAACCATAATCACCACGGGCATATCCGGCCGCAGCTCGTGACAGCGGGCAAGCAGGCGATCGGCGGCCATGTCGGCGAGATTCGTACCTGCCAGCACCAACCCTGTGCCCATGTCCGCGGCGAGCATGTCCAAGGCATCGCTGCCCGAAGCGGCGAAACGCAGGGAGAAGTTCTCCTCGCCCAGGCTCTGGCTGACCACGGCCGCTGTTTCCTGGTCGCCATCCACCACCAGGATGTTGAAATCCTTGCGCTCTTCGAACTTGAAGTCAATGGCCCCGGTGGGGCACGCCTCATGGCATTTCCAGCAGCGCTGACAGTTTTCGAGATCAACCACGTAGTGATTGGGGATGGCGTGGGGTACCGGCAGGTGTACGGCAGCCCGCATGGTCAGCCCGGCGTTATATTCGCTGGGGACGCGAACGGGACAGACCTCTGAACAAAGACCGCAGCTGACGCACTTAGCCGGATCGATCAACGGGGACTTGCGGTTCAAAGAGACGAAGAACTTGCCCGGTTCGCCCTCCAGGGAGGTCAGCTCGGTGGAAAGCATGATGTCGATGTTGTCGTGAAAAAGTCCCTTGCGCAGACAGAACTGGCTCGATGAGTCGCGAGCCATGAGCGGCAGCATCTTGCACATGCCGCAGTGGTCCGAGGGAAACTGGTGGTCCAGCTGACTTAAGATGCCACCGTGATTGGGCCGCCTGTCGATGAGGGCCACCTTGTGGCCGGTGACGGCGAGGTCCAGGGCGGCCCTGATGCCTCCGATACCGGCCCCGACCACCAATGCGCCATATTGCTTTCTCATACTGTCCTCCCAATAATCATGCTCCGGCCTGGACCGGAGAGCGGCCCCGGAATCAGGCCATGTGCGACACCGCCTCCTGGAACTCGTCCTCCTTGAACACCGAAAGCGGCGGCGGCTCCTGAAGGCTGCGCCCCGGTTCGTAGCCAAAGCTCTCCTGAGTCCGCGCCGCGACGGTTCGGAACAGTTCCATGACCGGGATGTCGTTAGGGCAGGCGTTGGAACACTGCCCGCAGCCCACGCAGGCCATGCTCATGTGCGCCATGCGGGTGAGATGGAAAAAGATGGTGTCCGTGGGCAGCTTGAGGCTGCCCTTACGCTTGGCCCACTCCACATACTGCCAGGGCTTGTGCTCGAAAACGTCGGTGTTGAAGACGCATTCCTTGCAATAGCAAACCGGACAGGCCACCCGACAGTTGTAACAGTTGACGCAGCCGCTGAGGTACTCGGAAAGATCGGTCAGGGTTCCCGTCACCGCCTTGGTCCTCTCGATCATGGCGTCGCGATAGGCGGTTCTGGCCTCCACCAGGGAGGCCAGAGCCGTGTCGCGCCCGTTGGAAGACTGGATCTCCTGCAACCCCAGAGCACTGAGCAGGGCCTCTCCCCGAGCGCTGTCGGCCATGGCAGGAATACTCTCGCGCAGATCAGCCCCGGCCACGCCCACAACGATGTCCGCATTGGTCGGCGAGGGGTGCTCGCAGGCCATGCAGGCGGTGGCGATCCCAACCCCGTCGGCAGCCGCGTCCGCCCCGGCCAGGCCATGGAAGCCGAGAGTGGCCTCAAGCGGGTCCCGATCGCCCAGGAACAGCCTGTAGTTGGCGTTGTCGTATGCCCCCAGACAGTCCATGCCGATCAGAACGACATTGTCGAAGCTGCCTTGGTTGAGCTTGACCAACTCGACAAAAGCCCGGATCTCACAGGGGCGCATGACCGCCGCGATGCGCTCGCCTGCCTGGCCCCGCGTCAGGCGCGACAGGAGTTTGGCGCTGCTCATTGGAAAGGCCGGAGCAAGCGGGTCCGCGCCCAAGAGTTGCTCCGGATCGGTCACCAGGGTGGGCATGGGCATGCCCCTGCCGAAATGATGGACAGGCACCAGGACGCCGCCGACGGCCCCGTCGGCCATTAGCCCCTTCAGAAACCCCTGCAGGGCCAGGATCGGATTGTTCCCTTCCACCCGTATCTTTGCTGTGGTCGCCATGACGTCCCCCTCCTGCCAGTTAGACCACGGCCATGGAACGCGCTTCCATGGGACCGAGTTCCCTGATCTCGTTGATGAAATGGTTCACCGTGGCCGCAAATTCGTTGCCCTCGCTGGCTCCCACCCAGGTCAGCTTGACCCGGCCCTTGTCAATGCCGAACTGAGGCAGGATTTCGTTTAAGAGCTTGATTCTGCGCCGGGCCTTGTAGTTGCCGTTAATATAGTGACAGTCACCGGGATGGCAGCCGCTGACCAGCACGCCGTCCGCGCCGGAGAGCAGGGATTTGACAATGTACTTGGGGTCCACCATGCCGGTGCACATCATCCGTACCAGCCGCAGGTTGGGCTGCTGAAGCATGCGCGAGGTTCCGGCAAGGTCTGCCGCGGTGTAGGTGCACCAGTTGCAGACAAAGGCCAGAATGGTCGGCTCGAACTCGGTGTGCATGACTGCCTCCTAAGCGTGTTCGCCCGTTTGGGCGTGAGGTTGCATCGCATGTTCCGCCCCAGCGTGAGCCGGAGTGGCGGCGGGCATCATGCCCAGCAGCCCGTCGATCTCGTCGAAGAGCTGGTTTTCCGTAAAATGTTTGATCTGGGCCGCTCCGCTCGGGCAGTATCCGGCGCAGCTGCCGCACCCTTTGCACATGGCCTCGTTGATGACCGACACCTGACGGCGCTCGTCGAACTCAATGGCCGAGTAGGCGCACAGGTCAATGCACACCTTGCAGCCGATGCAGATGTCCGGGTTGATCCACGAGGTGGTCGGAGAGATGGAAACCTTGCCCCTGGCTGCCAGAGCCAGGGCCTGAGCCGCCCCGCCCGAGGCATGGGATACCGCGTCCGGGATGTCCTTTGGCCCCTGGCAGGCCCCGGCCAGAAACACGCCGTCCGTGGCCGTGGAGACCGGCCCGAGCTTGGGATGCTCCTCAAGGAAGAATCCATCCTGTCCCTGGGCCACTCCGAAGACGCGGGCCACCTCGGCCATGTCCGCCCGGGGCTCCATGGCTGTGCAAAGCACCACCATGTCCACCGGCACACGCACATTCATGCCGAGCAAGGTATCCTCGCCGACCACCACCAGTCTGCCGTTCTCCTGCACTATCTCGGCGGGACGGCCACGGATGAAGGTGACTCCCTCCTCCTGGACCCTCTTGTAGAACTCCTCGTACCCCTTCCCGAAGCAGCGCATGTCTATGTAGAAGTTGTAGACTTTCGCATGGTGGCCCACCTTGTCCTTGATCAGGTGGTCGTACTTGAGGGCGTACATGCAGCAGGTGCGCGAACAGTATTCGTGATAGTTCCTGTCGCGACTCCCCACGCAGTGGATGATGGCCACGCTCTCTGGGGATTCCCCGTTCTTCATGACGATCCTGCCGCCCGTGGGCCCCACGGCGTTGTTCAGCCGTTCGAACTGCAACGCGGTGTAGACCTCGTCAAAACGGCCGAACCCGTATTCGGTCATGGGCGTCGGATCCATGGCGTCATACCCCGTGGCCAGGACAATGCTGCCCACATGAAAAACCTCCCGGCTCTCCCGCATGGCGTAGTCTATGGCCCCGGTGGGACATACCTGCTGGCACAAACCGCACTTGTCTTTGGTGATCTTGCGACAGATGGCGCCGTCGATGACAGGAGTGTTGGGCACGGCCTGAGGCGAGTTGCGGTAGATGGCCTTGCGCATGCCAAGCCCCTCGTTGAATTCGTTGGGCGCCTTGGTCGGGCACTTTTCCAGGCACGCCCCGCAGCCTGTGCAGATGTCCGCGTTGATGTAACGCGGCCGATGCAGGACTGTGACCGTGTAGTTGCCCACAAACCCGGATACGTCCACCACCTCGCTCCAGGTCATCAGGTTGATGTTTGGCTCCTGGGAGACGGCCACCATCTTGGGGGTCGAGATGCAGGCCGCGCAGTCGAGGGTTGGAAATGTCTTGTCGAACTGGGCCATGTGCCCGCCGATGGAGGGCGATTTTTCCACCAGATGCACCCGGTGGCCGGACTTGGCGATATCGAGGGCGGCCTGGATGCCCGCAATGCCCGCACCCACGACCATGACGTCGGGCAACACGTCCACCTCACGCGAGAACAGCTCCTGGTGCCTGCCCACCCGCTCCACGGCGGCTTCCACGATGTGCTTTGCCTTGGCCGTGGCCTCTGCCGGGTCTGCGGTGATCCACGAGCAGTGCTCGCGGATGCAGGCGTGCTGCATCAGATAAGGGTTGAGCCCTCCCCTGGCGCATGCTTTCTGAAACGTCTTCTCGTGCAGACGGGGCGAACAGGACGCCACCACCACCCGGTTCAGACCGTGTTCGCCGATGTCCCTGATGATCATCTCCTGACCGGGATCGGAACACATGAACTGATAATCGCGAGATACCGCCACGTTCCTGATCCGCCCCGCATACTCGGCGACATCGGCGCAATCGACCTTGCCCGCAATGTTCGAGCCGCAATGACACACGTACACGCCGATCTTCTCAGCCATGGCCCGCCCCTCCTCGCATGGTCAGCGAATGGTTTTGCCGTTGTTCAACTCCAGGGTCAGCTCGCCCACAAGCCGCTTGAGTTTTTCATTCTCCGCGGCCAAGTCGGCCTCGGACTGGGGACCGGGCTGCCTTTCAAAGACTTGGTGGCAGTTTTCAAGAAAATGTCCCCGCCACTTGTAGTACTGCCCGGGACGAAGATCGTGCGCCCGGCAAAGGTCATTGACGCATCCTCCGGTAAGCCCCTCCAGCACGATCCTCGCCTTTGTCTTGGAATCCCATTTGCGCTTCATCCGCCATACCTCCTTGCCAATATCCCCTGCGTCCCGTGTTTCCGGTCTCCACCAAGGAGAGCAAGGGAGTGCCCCATCATGCAGGCGGCCGTGCTTCCAAAGATCCAAGCCATGCCAACCTCCCAAGGTCAAAGGGCAAATCGCACAGCACTGTTCCGTCTGCCAGCGCATCCGAGGTGTCTCATACTCTCAAGAACAAGTTGTGTGCCGAAACGGACATCTGCAGGAATATTCGGTGAATGCCAGAGAGAGTCGAGCCCCTGGGCTGATTTTCGGTTGGCAAATTCAGGCGGTTTTGTCTTGTTTTGCTGGACGAATATCGTTCGGCAAGAAAGCCGATCCTGAACAAGAGAGTCCGGGACGCACAAGAACGCGTAAAATGAAGACGATGAGACGGCACGGACTCTCTTCGCCCCATGGCTTCGGGATGGCGGCTCAAGTCGCACCGGACAGGACAAATGCTCGCGCCGCTGACACCTTTTTCTTTTTTTTTCCCATGAATCCGGCAGCTAGGCGCATTGAACAAGAACGCACAATTGTGATATGCTCTGTGCGGAAATACCCTGGGGGGGGAATGTCCGAGACAGACATCCTGATCATTGACGGCGACGTCGGCTACACCGCCAAACTGTGCGAAGATCTCGCCAGACATGGCGTGTCCGCCGTCTGTTGCAACTCCCTTGCCCGGGCCATGGGAATGTTGCACACCGGAAACTATCGGGTGGTCCTGCTCGGCGACGACCTTCCAGACAAGGGGATAGACGCCCTGGCGGCCATTCGCGAAATCCCGTCCTTTCCCGAAGTCATCCTCGTCTCACGCAACAGGGACCCGGACGTGGCGGAACGATGTATTCGCGAAGGCGCTTGGGACTATCTGCTCAAGCCGCCCAACATCCAGCGCTTGTTTGTGCTTGTCG
Coding sequences within:
- a CDS encoding DUF4037 domain-containing protein; its protein translation is MSDPKAHMTIPAPGKGLDIAREYWTEWGRSWLASRYADLLSNIGVGLFSGSDVLCADDALSRDHGWGPRFDVFRVDEDGISNESLQSEMRNAAPAEWSGVRNRFQFTPSIQVHTACEYFGSFFTNHRLPESLDDWVCCRNALANLESHLHYIRHGAVFYDPKGILGDIQAKLRNYPEDIWFLRMAQLCYDVAHYGEYNFCWRLAKRKDPIASEIAIGNFQHAVMALAIVMDHDYAPYWKWIHHVFQSCAIAGQLDAYLFEVSTTIEYERRATLVTSICKTLMKELVKRDIVPEDLDDGSGLPLFFQAQAYLTSRIGDSAIKALMR
- a CDS encoding (Fe-S)-binding protein; this encodes MDMVIPKPMDAAVRDFLNRFDFSACMICGTCSNGCPVTGTPGMEGWDTRKVMRMLAYGMVDEVVGSNFPWLCTGCGRCAYSCPMGIDIPAVMAHMKSLRERDKVPGSLHKGMANNLETGNNLAISREEYLLGMAELGVEMAEECPGFFVPVDKQDAKVLFFPNSKEVYGDFEDQFWWWRVFYAAREDWTVPSEGWEAVDWALFTGNYEGNKKLAKRKIDYMKQYNIERMIMPDCGGGSYGCRKGMDTCVLEDPNNEVGFIYLYDYLMQVIREGRIKLDKSVNAGKRFTWHDSCKHGRELARHFGKGYYDEPRWIVRQCVDDFVEMSPGRGLNYCCGGGGGMWPMPFEDESAWHGRHKYDQIKRSGADVVVVGCSNCRDQIMKRIPKYYTDYKYEVKYLWQLVAETLILEPWEQDMVARAEAAAKTQWERLGVELDSAEY
- a CDS encoding universal stress protein produces the protein MFKDIIVGVTPSGVDKCAVIAAAEFAKKFEAKLYLAHVAGMAQGWGSMEHLEPSGETERIKGQIQEMYGDILSGIAQYQINVIPGIPHAEILRLARKKNTDLIVMGPHTKEYEEKRSKMWGMAGSTLERVSQKARCPVMIVHKDMACKDPLFGNILVATDFSDQAECAVNYGGQMARQYKANLTVMHVVEPGVSAGDVEARLVNEYGPRLDGVSDCSFGVCHGQPPMEILRMAQQKRADLIIMAHHSKEMDPEKAFLGSTVVQVALNGACPTMSVNRHFDLRCGLMYDQAGQVVHTEATA
- a CDS encoding CoB--CoM heterodisulfide reductase iron-sulfur subunit B family protein, which translates into the protein MKYAYYPGCSLMESAREFDVSVRAVMVRLGAELVEIPDWTCCGASAAEPVSKLMNYALPARNLAIAQDALPGMDILAPCSACYLNLLKVNREVVGERHLHGQVNEVLAASGLTYRGGVPVRHLLDVLLNDVGAGIMAQKVTRSLEGMKLAPYYGCQILRPYAVFDSPGRPTSMEPIIRAMGGEVHEWECGNRCCGASLMVGHRDVALRSVAAILDQAAGADAVVTVCPLCQMNLEAYQGDAVKAGGRRIPVLYLTQIMGLAMGLGESEVQLGKNLTLNAGARRGIETRAWSVTLQAEGAEPGRAAGAEQSIPDQARTGKMNNLNKGGNHV
- a CDS encoding 4Fe-4S dicluster domain-containing protein, whose translation is MSETITRTWSPEGDETRIALTELRDMVGACMQCGTCTASCPNWYAMDVTPRRMWRMVQFGMIDDILKSRTFWLCSSCYMCTLRCPRGLRLTSAMGALKRLARLDGARQARRNGAFYEAFMSDVEANGRLQEASMMQGYFLRRMDPRLPMAFLPLGLRMLGKGKLHLPSRAQRGRLGPMFAKARQMEAGS